The Ziziphus jujuba cultivar Dongzao chromosome 7, ASM3175591v1 genome includes a region encoding these proteins:
- the LOC107423673 gene encoding protein KINESIN LIGHT CHAIN-RELATED 1-like, whose protein sequence is MPGLVSVKTPSHAASPSPIFVSASHQQQTQKNQHVNGTNGYTKSPSPSNPRPRPSRKIPEKLAVDESSLDNPDLGPFLLKHARDMIASGVNPNKALDYAIRASKSFERCSGPGLELAMSLHVVAAIYCNLGKLEEAVPVLERSINVPIIENGSDHALAKFSGYMQLGDTYSMLGQLDQSISCYDAGLKIQMEALGESDSRVAETCRYLAEAHVQAMQFDEAENFCKKTLEIHREHKAPASLEEASDRRLMALICEAKGDYETALEHLVLASMIMIANGEEIEVATIDVSVGNIYASLCRFDEAVFSYQKALTIFKSIRGEYHPSVASVFIRLADLYYKTGRLRESQSYCENALRIYIKPLPGITAEDIASGLTEIASIYEAVNEPEEAMKLLRKAMKLLEDSPAHRGTIAGIEAQMGLMFYMVGRYAEARNSFESAIAKLRANGERKSAFFGIVLNQMGLACVQLYKIDEANRLFEEARKIVEQEYGPCHSDTLGIYSNLAATYDAMGSLEDAIKILEYILKVREEMLGTANPDVDDEKKRLAQLLKEVGRARNRKGKSLENLFHSNSQRMKEGTKRWSAFGFKT, encoded by the exons ATGCCGGGCTTAGTTTCAGTGAAAACCCCATCTCACGCTGCATCACCATCTCCCATTTTCGTCTCCGCAAGCCACCAGCAGCAGACCCAGAAGAACCAGCACGTCAACGGCACCAATGGCTATACCAAGTCCCCATCGccgtccaatccacggcccagACCCTCCAGGAAGATCCCCGAAAAGCTAGCCGTCGACGAGTCCTCACTCGACAACCCGGATCTCGGTCCGTTTCTCCTGAAGCACGCCCGGGACATGATTGCGTCGGGTGTGAACCCGAATAAGGCTTTGGATTACGCGATTCGGGCGTCCAAGTCGTTCGAAAGGTGCTCGGGTCCGGGTTTGGAGCTGGCAATGAGCTTGCACGTTGTTGCGGCGATATATTGTAATTTAGGCAAATTGGAAGAGGCGGTCCCAGTTCTGGAGCGGTCAATTAATGTTCCGATTATTGAAAACGGGTCGGACCATGCACTGGCCAAGTTTTCCGGTTATATGCAACTTGGTGACACGTATTCGATGCTGGGGCAGCTGGACCAGTCCATTTCATGTTACGATGCGGGTCTTAAGATCCAGATGGAGGCTCTGGGTGAGTCGGACTCCAGAGTTGCAGAAACTTGCAG GTACCTTGCTGAGGCCCATGTCCAAGCAATGCAATTTGACGAGGCAGAGAACTTCTGCAAGAAGACCCTTGAAATTCACAGGGAGCATAAGGCACCGGCATCCCTTGAGGAAGCATCTGACCGGCGTCTTATGGCTCTCATCTGTGAAGCAAAGGGAGATTATGAAACTGCACTTGAGCACCTTGTTCTTGCTAGTATGATAATGATTGCCAATGGAGAAGAAATTGAGGTTGCAACTATTGATGTCAGCGTTGGCAACATTTACGCATCTCTCTGCCGCTTTGATGAGGCTGTATTTTCCTACCAGAAAGCACTTACAATCTTCAAATCCATAAGGGGAGAATATCACCCTTCTGTGGCATCAGTCTTTATTCGCCTTGCCGACTTGTATTATAAGACGGGCAGGCTGCGAGAATCCCAATCCTACTGTGAGAATGCCTTGAGGATATACATAAAACCTTTACCTGGAATCACAGCTGAGGATATCGCCAGTGGATTGACTGAAATAGCATCCATATATGAAGCTGTGAATGAGCCTGAGGAGGCAATGAAACTCTTGCGGAAGGCAATGAAGTTGTTGGAGGATTCCCCTGCACACCGTGGCACAATTGCAGGAATAGAAGCACAAATGGGTCTGATGTTCTACATGGTTGGAAGGTATGCAGAAGCTCGGAACTCTTTCGAGAGTGCTATAGCCAAGCTTCGTGCTAATGGGGAGAGGAAATCAGCCTTCTTTGGAATTGTGCTGAACCAGATGGGGTTGGCTTGCGTACAGCTATACAAAATAGATGAAGCCAACAGACTGTTTGAAGAAGCGAGGAAGATAGTAGAGCAGGAGTATGGTCCATGCCACTCGGATACGCTTGGAATATATAGCAACCTTGCAGCCACTTATGATGCCATGGGAAG CTTGGAAGATGCAATTAAGATACTGGAATACATCTTGAAGGTGAGGGAAGAAATGCTTGGGACGGCAAATCCTGATGTTGATGATGAAAAGAAAAGGCTGGCTCAGCTGTTGAAAGAAGTGGGAAGAGCTCGGAATAGAAAGGGAAAATCGCTTGAGAATCTTTTTCATTCCAACTCCCAAAGAATGAAAGAGGGAACAAAGAGGTGGTCAGCTTTTGGTTTCAAAACTTGA
- the LOC107423646 gene encoding LOB domain-containing protein 25: METTQVPMPGGGGRGVHIPCAACKMLRRKCDSNCLLSPYFPSEDIEKFAGVHRVFGASNVVKMIQMVEEANREDTVKALVYEATARLRDPVYGSSGAIFHLQKMVEELTSQLETVTAQASELQANIDQLLSILMNVGYLDIFSTMHHHPSTFDDDCTHHLLQHHHHHHQHNIIPDTVASCDIIPDDHHLINIPKDHN, encoded by the exons ATGGAAACAACCCAGGTTCCAATGCCTGGAGGTGGAGGCCGGGGGGTCCATATACCTTGTGCTGCTTGTAAGATGCTACGCCGGAAATGCGACAGCAATTGTTTACTTTCACCCTACTTTCcaagtgaagatattgaaaagtTTGCTGGTGTTCATAGGGTTTTTGGTGCCAGCAATGTTGTCAAAATGATCcag ATGGTGGAGGAAGCTAATAGGGAAGATACGGTAAAAGCACTAGTGTACGAAGCAACAGCGAGACTTAGAGACCCTGTTTATGGGAGTTCTGGAGCTATTTTCCATTTGCAGAAGATGGTTGAGGAACTCACATCTCAGTTGGAGACTGTAACAGCTCAAGCGTCGGAGCTGCAAGCCAATATAGATCAGCTGCTGAGCATTCTTATGAATGTTGGTTACCTTGATATTTTCTCCACCATGCATCATCACCCTTCAACCTTTGATGATGATTGCACTCATCATCTCttacaacatcatcatcatcatcatcaacataatATTATTCCTGATACTGTCGCGTCCTGTGATATCATTCCTGATGATCATCATCTCATCAATATTCCCAAGGACCATAACTAG